A genomic stretch from Candidatus Methanomassiliicoccus intestinalis Issoire-Mx1 includes:
- the cas5 gene encoding CRISPR-associated protein Cas5 — MVKAIKLHITQQMPNYRKPASFMIKESYPLPPYSSVIGMVHAACGWTSEGSYHPMKISIQGTYASTVSDYATNYVFGIAYDPTRHQKKVDSGDGKYDGISVIPRSYELLTDVELIIHIVPEDAMDLNTIANSLINPPVYLSLGRYEDLAIISDVSIVDLEKCTEGILTHDEYIPDSYIDLDENTDLIGTVYRINKVFKITGSGKKKTRSWVETVRVHHACRGTLVTSENMYIDQSKDLVFLS, encoded by the coding sequence ATGGTTAAGGCAATAAAACTTCACATCACTCAACAGATGCCAAATTACAGAAAGCCTGCTAGCTTTATGATTAAAGAAAGCTATCCTTTACCACCTTACTCTAGTGTAATTGGCATGGTACACGCAGCATGCGGCTGGACATCTGAGGGCTCATATCACCCAATGAAAATATCAATTCAGGGAACGTATGCATCTACTGTAAGTGATTATGCTACAAACTATGTTTTTGGGATAGCATACGATCCCACTAGACATCAAAAAAAAGTTGATTCTGGTGATGGTAAATATGATGGCATTAGTGTTATTCCGCGAAGCTATGAACTTCTTACAGACGTAGAACTGATAATTCATATTGTACCAGAAGATGCGATGGATCTCAATACTATCGCTAATTCATTGATTAACCCACCTGTGTACTTATCATTAGGCAGGTATGAAGATCTTGCAATAATAAGTGACGTATCAATCGTTGATCTGGAAAAATGTACTGAAGGTATTTTAACACATGATGAGTATATTCCAGATTCGTATATTGACTTAGATGAAAATACAGATTTAATTGGGACAGTATATCGCATAAATAAGGTTTTCAAAATCACAGGAAGCGGAAAGAAAAAAACCAGGTCATGGGTAGAAACAGTAAGAGTTCACCATGCATGCAGAGGTACTCTGGTGACCTCTGAGAATATGTATATAGATCAATCAAAAGACTTAGTGTTCCTCTCATAA
- the cas8a1 gene encoding type I-B CRISPR-associated protein Cas8b1/Cst1 produces MDEKDYLKVTLNGFLLNAGVVGLLRLFEYAEEYDELGCVKDEDYIIDNQDLYISKKFILTHNLADLYVKSIVYYLGEDTKFIRVMSKQDAVNKLFEKYDPEDKKWIKDVNELFKEFSEMLEKASFKSGYEILASYDNVEKITLEMIASFKKEKDYIIKKDLYFELCRLLNQPKVKEVLIFKDILYSKINMFMGDVSFLNRSNTKKDITQIYHNDFVQPLLDDLSYTKSKTKPCIDCGRLSKTTTSLSFMSDVTDDTNRKKSYYWNCVPDAYLCPLCAFIYSLVPLGFSYAASDAIFINSNINIKTLQSLSEGMFYRTDEADKNVWYKVYNKFTNLELSNVQKRIDNIQVIVRENHKDSKRYSLNMIDKQIVTTLADSKNELDYIRNWYVKDSDEFINVYQSTVEHIINRQSLYNFISRLLKISLRDGTNSNHLFPILIIQINSQGGQKMEADTKQAYVAKKKGEEMRVNLTKDVSTSDRDDKLKGMIYQFLNAVSLSNRDAFMNLLIRSYSSVGQPVPDIFFSCFESDEKFRTIGYAYLLGLKSDGYKKPKEGDVSE; encoded by the coding sequence ATGGATGAAAAAGACTATTTGAAAGTGACATTAAATGGTTTTCTCTTGAATGCGGGAGTAGTTGGACTTCTTAGATTGTTTGAATATGCTGAAGAGTATGATGAACTTGGATGTGTAAAGGATGAAGATTATATAATTGACAATCAAGACCTATACATATCAAAAAAATTCATATTGACACACAATCTCGCCGATTTGTACGTTAAATCCATTGTATATTATTTGGGCGAAGACACTAAATTTATTCGTGTAATGTCAAAACAAGATGCTGTAAATAAATTATTTGAAAAGTATGACCCTGAAGATAAAAAATGGATCAAAGATGTAAACGAATTATTTAAAGAATTTTCAGAGATGCTAGAAAAAGCTAGTTTCAAATCTGGTTATGAAATATTAGCTAGTTATGATAATGTGGAAAAGATAACTCTTGAAATGATTGCGTCGTTCAAAAAAGAAAAAGACTATATAATTAAAAAAGATCTATACTTTGAACTATGTCGTCTTTTAAATCAGCCTAAGGTAAAAGAAGTTTTAATTTTTAAGGATATCCTATACTCAAAAATTAATATGTTTATGGGAGATGTAAGCTTTCTGAATAGATCTAATACAAAGAAAGACATTACCCAAATATATCATAATGATTTCGTTCAACCTTTGTTGGATGATTTATCATATACAAAATCTAAAACCAAGCCTTGTATAGATTGTGGAAGACTTTCAAAAACTACAACATCTCTATCATTCATGTCGGACGTTACAGACGACACGAATCGTAAAAAATCATATTACTGGAACTGTGTGCCCGATGCATACTTATGCCCATTATGTGCATTTATCTATTCATTAGTTCCACTTGGTTTTTCATATGCTGCATCTGATGCAATCTTTATAAACAGCAATATAAACATTAAAACTCTTCAAAGTCTTTCTGAGGGGATGTTTTATCGGACGGATGAAGCTGATAAAAATGTCTGGTATAAAGTATATAACAAATTTACAAATCTAGAATTATCTAACGTACAGAAACGCATAGATAATATACAGGTAATTGTAAGAGAGAATCATAAAGATTCAAAAAGATACTCATTAAATATGATAGATAAGCAGATTGTTACAACATTGGCCGATAGCAAAAATGAATTAGATTATATCCGTAATTGGTATGTTAAAGATTCTGACGAGTTTATAAATGTTTACCAATCTACAGTTGAACACATCATCAATAGGCAGAGTTTATATAATTTCATTTCTAGGTTGTTGAAAATCTCATTGAGAGATGGAACAAACTCTAACCATTTATTTCCGATTTTAATAATTCAAATAAATTCTCAGGGTGGTCAGAAAATGGAAGCCGATACTAAGCAAGCATATGTCGCTAAAAAGAAAGGTGAAGAAATGCGTGTAAATTTAACAAAAGACGTCTCAACATCCGATAGAGACGATAAGTTAAAAGGAATGATATATCAATTTTTAAATGCAGTTTCCTTGAGTAATCGTGATGCATTTATGAATCTGCTAATTCGCTCATACTCGAGCGTTGGTCAGCCAGTTCCAGACATATTTTTCTCATGTTTTGAAAGTGATGAAAAATTTAGAACAATTGGCTATGCATATCTTTTAGGATTAAAATCAGATGGATATAAAAAACCAAAAGAGGGTGATGTTAGTGAATAA
- a CDS encoding CRISPR-associated protein Cas4, with the protein MVKISGTLYQYSFICERKLWLYAHGISMESDYENVKIGKIIDENAYGRNVKHILIDENANVDVLKDKIIYEVKKSSSEKEAALEQIYYYLYILKKKGIDDLNGELRIPKENYIESVFLTDEKYTEIEERMNYIIQIIDQDLPPKTKTKICKKCAYFEFCFV; encoded by the coding sequence ATGGTAAAAATTTCAGGCACATTATATCAGTACAGCTTCATATGCGAGCGTAAATTATGGCTATATGCTCATGGAATCTCGATGGAATCAGATTATGAAAATGTCAAGATTGGAAAGATCATCGATGAAAATGCATATGGTAGAAATGTAAAACATATTCTTATCGATGAAAATGCAAATGTGGATGTACTGAAAGATAAAATTATCTATGAGGTTAAAAAGAGCTCATCTGAGAAAGAAGCAGCGTTAGAGCAGATTTACTACTATCTATATATTTTAAAGAAAAAAGGTATAGATGATCTAAATGGTGAACTTAGAATTCCAAAAGAAAATTATATAGAATCTGTATTTTTGACTGATGAAAAGTACACTGAAATAGAAGAACGGATGAATTACATAATTCAAATTATTGATCAAGATTTACCTCCAAAAACTAAGACCAAAATTTGTAAGAAATGTGCATATTTTGAATTTTGTTTTGTGTGA
- a CDS encoding metallophosphoesterase, which translates to MDKSKGVNKLAEKLGIADEEDPFIAFNKNPCASTLSRIGKNLQTFEMVQRAVENDDGCGTILKFMSKQLMTEDLCIIACSKNGDNLDYVPEYLLSYNICKAALSNRGELLSKIPEKFKTYELCEIAVSTDEKYVALSYVPLNLIMGEQGRRLCELAIKKNPLAIEKVPNEFITKTMAYDVVSRTSQENCIRLSDGSLRLYPANNWPISHVPKRYMTEELINLSVEMCPASLRGVPSEYLSKAQCLQFVQRDASLYEWVPEMYKEHDAIIDAALSAWPGALAHIPEAKRTKSRCFRAIERDPTIPISLFPEKVRAKYEAIFGISSFNCKPISLETPSTLLKNRSAITESNELISHELETISDSSVQHIYYISDVHIEHQLDLTDKTLPEIESMVADKVSELVNSVQDRGTVLIAGDVANSIELEKIFYKALKAALSRIWNFHVNIISVLGNHELWDGDPMGISKSRPVDEIIEDYRKALYNTLLENELYIEYKRQRSVRIDEKTILEADPNELSEICEKSTLIILGGIGFSGLNPVFNATMGLYRNTITAEEDIERSKRFQTVYEKVLQCAEFQRVIVLTHTQMENWSNAEYNPNWVYINGHTHQNSLIRKDDGTTVLSDNQVGYVPKNWHFNSFTVSGRYDPFYDWEDGIYHIRPNQYIDFNRGCGIVISSFKRGGELYLLKRDGAYMFFLKDKNLYMLEGGQIHRVEHDIDYYFNNLAAYKQCVKAAFTPYRNALKTISKEIRAFGGNGNIHGCIIDIDFFNHIYVNPFDGKITPYFASNTLIKYTYKNIPILLKNSPQPPKLPNGTPLLLQYKKASRSGLLPILTAQEHDENTALTTVSELVLDKTMYEPSRVMRSVQYIFDQNVVRVWKDEILTIDTNDNDPIIANYPQRLINNSQTK; encoded by the coding sequence ATGGATAAGAGTAAGGGTGTTAATAAGCTTGCTGAGAAACTTGGCATTGCTGATGAAGAAGATCCGTTCATAGCTTTTAATAAAAACCCGTGCGCATCGACATTATCACGCATCGGAAAAAATCTACAAACGTTTGAGATGGTGCAGCGTGCTGTTGAAAATGATGACGGGTGCGGAACTATACTGAAATTTATGTCAAAGCAATTGATGACTGAAGACTTATGCATTATTGCTTGCAGTAAGAACGGCGATAATCTAGATTATGTTCCAGAATATTTGCTTAGTTATAACATCTGTAAAGCGGCTTTGAGTAACAGGGGTGAATTATTATCGAAAATTCCTGAAAAGTTCAAAACATATGAATTATGCGAAATTGCAGTGAGTACAGATGAGAAATATGTTGCATTATCATATGTACCTCTAAATCTGATTATGGGAGAGCAAGGACGTCGTTTGTGTGAACTAGCCATAAAGAAAAATCCTCTTGCAATTGAGAAAGTACCAAATGAATTCATTACAAAGACAATGGCATATGATGTGGTATCTCGTACCTCTCAGGAAAACTGTATTAGATTGTCAGATGGTAGTTTACGTCTCTACCCAGCCAACAATTGGCCCATTAGTCATGTCCCTAAAAGATACATGACAGAAGAACTCATCAATTTATCTGTTGAAATGTGCCCTGCAAGCCTAAGAGGTGTACCATCAGAATATTTGTCAAAAGCACAGTGTCTTCAGTTTGTACAACGCGATGCTAGTTTATACGAATGGGTTCCCGAGATGTATAAAGAACATGATGCAATCATAGACGCGGCTTTATCTGCATGGCCTGGTGCTTTAGCACATATTCCTGAAGCTAAAAGAACAAAATCTCGTTGTTTTAGAGCAATTGAAAGAGACCCAACAATTCCCATTTCATTGTTTCCAGAGAAAGTACGCGCAAAGTATGAAGCTATTTTTGGAATAAGTTCTTTTAACTGCAAACCAATTTCACTTGAAACACCAAGTACGCTTTTGAAGAACAGGTCTGCAATTACCGAGAGCAATGAATTAATATCTCATGAACTAGAAACAATTAGTGATTCTTCAGTTCAGCATATTTACTATATATCCGACGTCCACATAGAACATCAACTTGATCTAACTGATAAAACATTACCAGAAATCGAATCAATGGTAGCTGATAAAGTCTCTGAACTTGTGAATTCAGTTCAAGATCGAGGAACTGTTTTGATTGCGGGTGATGTCGCCAACAGCATTGAACTTGAGAAAATATTTTATAAAGCACTCAAAGCTGCATTATCCAGAATTTGGAATTTTCACGTAAACATCATCTCGGTGCTTGGCAATCATGAACTGTGGGATGGTGATCCAATGGGAATCTCTAAAAGCCGTCCTGTTGATGAAATAATTGAAGATTATCGTAAAGCCTTATATAACACCCTGTTAGAGAATGAATTATATATTGAATATAAAAGACAACGCAGTGTGCGGATTGATGAAAAAACGATACTTGAAGCAGATCCAAACGAACTTTCAGAGATCTGTGAGAAGTCTACATTAATTATTCTTGGAGGCATTGGATTTTCAGGTCTTAATCCGGTATTTAATGCTACAATGGGACTATATCGCAATACCATAACTGCTGAAGAAGACATTGAAAGATCAAAGAGATTCCAAACAGTATATGAAAAAGTCTTGCAGTGTGCAGAATTCCAACGAGTGATTGTACTGACACACACACAAATGGAAAACTGGTCAAATGCGGAATATAATCCTAACTGGGTATATATCAATGGACACACGCATCAAAATTCTTTGATTCGTAAGGATGATGGAACCACGGTTTTATCAGATAATCAAGTCGGGTACGTACCAAAAAATTGGCATTTTAACTCATTTACGGTAAGCGGCCGTTATGACCCATTTTATGATTGGGAAGATGGTATCTATCATATCAGACCAAATCAATATATTGATTTTAATCGTGGTTGTGGGATAGTTATATCTAGCTTCAAACGTGGAGGAGAATTATACCTATTAAAACGCGATGGTGCATACATGTTCTTTCTAAAGGACAAGAACTTGTATATGTTGGAAGGTGGTCAGATTCACAGAGTTGAACATGATATTGACTATTATTTCAATAATCTTGCAGCATATAAGCAGTGTGTGAAAGCTGCTTTTACACCGTATCGCAATGCGCTTAAAACTATTTCTAAAGAGATACGTGCATTCGGAGGAAATGGAAATATTCACGGTTGCATTATAGATATTGATTTTTTTAACCACATTTATGTCAATCCCTTTGATGGAAAAATAACGCCATACTTTGCATCAAATACATTGATAAAATACACTTATAAGAATATCCCCATATTGTTAAAAAATTCACCCCAGCCTCCAAAATTACCTAATGGCACACCGTTATTGCTACAATACAAAAAAGCATCTAGGTCGGGTTTACTACCAATTTTGACAGCGCAGGAACATGATGAGAACACTGCATTGACTACTGTATCTGAGTTAGTTTTAGACAAAACTATGTATGAGCCATCTCGTGTTATGCGATCTGTGCAATATATTTTTGACCAAAATGTCGTTCGTGTGTGGAAGGATGAGATACTAACGATTGACACGAATGATAACGACCCTATCATTGCAAACTATCCGCAAAGGCTCATTAACAATAGCCAAACGAAATAA
- a CDS encoding tetratricopeptide repeat protein — protein MNDFDLLLKSAKGGDAEAQFQVAYAYEMGDGVAKNYKKAMHWYKLAAKQNHVKAQLSMGYFYHSGMGVSEDYEEAIEWYKLAADQGDATAQNNLGVLYRLGRGAPQSYEEAVKWFAMAADQGSIDAQTNLGLMYDRGEGVEQNYETAAELYRKSAEQGSARAQNNLALMYEFGEGVSKDLEEAARLYKLAADQHYASAKLNLERLSKGNEDFDKSDKILRRK, from the coding sequence ATGAATGATTTTGATCTTCTGCTGAAATCCGCCAAAGGCGGAGATGCCGAGGCACAGTTTCAGGTTGCATATGCGTATGAGATGGGAGACGGCGTAGCAAAAAACTACAAGAAGGCTATGCACTGGTACAAGTTAGCAGCAAAACAAAACCATGTCAAAGCGCAGCTCAGCATGGGCTACTTTTATCACAGCGGTATGGGTGTCAGCGAAGATTATGAGGAAGCTATCGAGTGGTACAAGCTTGCTGCAGATCAAGGAGATGCTACCGCACAGAATAATCTCGGAGTTTTATACAGATTAGGCAGGGGAGCACCTCAGAGTTATGAGGAAGCTGTGAAATGGTTCGCTATGGCAGCTGACCAGGGGAGCATCGATGCTCAGACCAACTTGGGTCTGATGTATGACCGCGGTGAGGGTGTAGAGCAGAATTACGAGACTGCCGCTGAGCTGTATAGAAAATCTGCCGAGCAGGGATCTGCAAGGGCGCAGAATAATTTAGCTCTAATGTATGAATTTGGCGAAGGTGTTTCTAAGGACCTTGAGGAAGCAGCAAGATTGTACAAGCTTGCTGCTGATCAGCATTATGCAAGTGCTAAACTTAACCTTGAAAGACTTTCCAAAGGTAATGAAGACTTTGACAAATCTGATAAGATTTTGAGAAGAAAGTAG
- a CDS encoding CRISPR-associated helicase/endonuclease Cas3, whose protein sequence is MLVDNFLAKTSPEQTIKEHTDKLEMCFHKLMHYYGEYFSENEKQAIFIALKYHDYGKVNYQFQNKLLKKLEKPLLHNQDLDEFYGDMSIPHGYLSPAFLPYESMIGDFDKEWVISIINAIYYHHTRQDCSKEDVHRTLEADIYPRFQNDYKLQNSYLSKVFKKGIFVELDRWERYAVVKGILNRLDYVASSNDDLSIELDPLQNGQRYDEIVESKLTSKWKLRSVQEEMKDHTDENMIVVASTGIGKTEAALLWGRGSKLFYTLPLKVAINAIYERIHDSTEGYGYENSIFLHSDSLSLLMQEDADADALTKYRRSKLFSYPLTVCTVDQLFTFVYKYLGCEMIPATLKYSKVVIDEIQSYSPDILAKILFGLKIIDHLGGKFAIVTATFPPILEYLIKNKTKIAYRKPTPFLSPYETRHMISYVEGDFDYLEILRNSVSKKVLVICNTVNRACEVFQNLRHDCRNVHLIHSRYQKRHRDVLEAEILKFSDGDENGIWVSTQIVEASLDIDFDELYTEMCPADNLLQRLGRCYRKRNYSGTAPNVHIHNTRSGVSSIYDPEIYDLSVERLKQYDNKFFTEKEKISYVESVYSHELLKNTQYFKKLLKEYNSLEKFAFSDFSKKEATEKFRDILTITIIPDEQYDILLNNGMIDKLRSVIDNPHTKTSRRQKYLDDLMQYTISVNPMIFSKEIMPDKDSICSSVKIYRVNAMYDFDEESHMGVGLTIQSLNENFSNQL, encoded by the coding sequence ATGTTAGTGGATAACTTTCTAGCTAAAACAAGTCCTGAGCAAACGATTAAAGAGCATACGGATAAGCTAGAGATGTGTTTTCATAAATTAATGCATTATTATGGTGAATACTTTTCAGAAAATGAAAAACAGGCCATATTCATAGCCTTAAAATATCACGATTATGGAAAAGTAAACTATCAGTTTCAAAATAAGCTGTTAAAAAAATTAGAAAAACCATTATTGCACAATCAAGATCTTGATGAATTTTATGGTGATATGAGCATTCCGCATGGGTATCTAAGCCCTGCTTTTTTACCATATGAGTCGATGATTGGTGACTTCGATAAAGAATGGGTAATATCAATTATTAATGCTATATATTATCACCATACGCGGCAAGATTGTTCAAAAGAAGATGTTCACAGAACTCTGGAAGCAGATATCTATCCAAGGTTTCAAAACGATTATAAATTGCAAAATAGTTACTTATCTAAAGTCTTCAAAAAAGGCATATTTGTTGAGTTGGATAGGTGGGAAAGATATGCCGTAGTGAAAGGGATATTAAATAGATTAGATTATGTAGCCAGCTCAAACGATGATTTATCAATTGAACTGGATCCACTTCAGAATGGTCAAAGATATGATGAAATTGTAGAATCAAAATTAACATCAAAGTGGAAACTTAGGTCTGTCCAAGAAGAAATGAAAGATCATACTGATGAAAATATGATCGTTGTTGCATCTACGGGGATTGGTAAAACAGAAGCTGCTCTGCTGTGGGGAAGAGGATCTAAATTGTTTTATACGCTGCCATTAAAAGTAGCTATAAATGCTATTTATGAGCGTATACACGATTCAACCGAAGGATATGGATATGAAAATAGCATTTTCCTTCATTCAGACTCATTATCTTTATTGATGCAGGAAGATGCTGATGCAGATGCACTCACCAAATATCGGAGATCAAAACTTTTTTCATATCCACTAACCGTCTGCACTGTCGATCAGCTGTTCACATTTGTATATAAATATCTTGGATGTGAAATGATTCCCGCAACCTTAAAATATTCAAAGGTTGTAATTGATGAGATTCAATCTTACTCTCCAGATATTCTGGCTAAGATCTTATTTGGATTAAAGATTATCGATCATCTGGGAGGAAAGTTTGCGATAGTCACCGCTACATTCCCTCCAATCTTGGAGTATTTGATAAAAAATAAGACAAAAATAGCCTATAGAAAACCAACACCCTTTTTAAGTCCATATGAAACACGTCATATGATCTCATATGTTGAAGGGGATTTTGATTATCTAGAAATATTGAGAAACAGTGTCTCTAAAAAGGTTTTGGTCATATGCAATACAGTTAACAGAGCATGTGAAGTTTTTCAAAATTTAAGACATGATTGCAGGAATGTTCATTTAATCCATAGCAGATATCAAAAAAGGCATCGTGATGTGCTAGAAGCTGAAATACTCAAATTTTCAGATGGTGATGAAAATGGCATTTGGGTTTCAACTCAGATAGTTGAAGCTAGTCTCGATATCGATTTTGATGAATTGTATACTGAGATGTGCCCAGCAGATAATTTACTACAACGTTTGGGAAGGTGCTATAGAAAAAGAAATTACTCTGGAACAGCTCCAAATGTTCATATACACAATACAAGAAGTGGTGTTTCAAGTATATACGATCCGGAAATATATGATCTGTCTGTTGAGCGTTTAAAACAATACGATAATAAGTTTTTTACAGAGAAAGAAAAGATTTCATATGTTGAAAGTGTTTATTCTCACGAGTTGTTAAAAAATACTCAGTACTTTAAAAAATTACTCAAAGAGTATAATTCTTTGGAAAAATTTGCTTTTTCAGATTTTTCAAAAAAAGAGGCCACTGAAAAGTTTAGAGACATATTGACAATAACTATCATCCCAGATGAACAATATGATATATTGCTAAACAATGGTATGATTGATAAGCTAAGATCAGTAATTGATAATCCACATACAAAAACATCCAGACGGCAGAAATATCTCGATGATTTAATGCAATATACGATTTCTGTAAACCCCATGATATTTTCAAAAGAAATAATGCCAGACAAAGATAGTATTTGTTCATCTGTTAAAATTTATCGAGTGAATGCTATGTATGATTTCGATGAGGAAAGTCATATGGGTGTGGGATTGACTATTCAATCGCTTAATGAGAATTTTAGCAATCAGCTCTAA
- the cas7i gene encoding type I-B CRISPR-associated protein Cas7/Cst2/DevR, producing MLVNKKGLTLTIVFEAESANYGEGMGNITMLKKMSRSDGNVYSYISRQALRYNIVQQSGWDDTPVNGDKGTVQFDPSATILDYPEIDLFGYMKTRSKSEGDTGGADIRSAAARLSNAISLEPFRSDLDFMTNMGLAKRADLQNGIMQSEIHHSYYSYTVSIDLDRIGEDGKISLPPEEKAKRVCTLLETIQFLFRDIKGRRENMAPVFVIGGVFDRKTPYFEGRCTLSKNALNISRLKEVIESCNDSKENTYVGYLDNSFSNNEEIIEELKAESISAVFSKLQDKVRSYYG from the coding sequence ATGTTAGTGAATAAAAAAGGGTTGACACTTACAATCGTGTTTGAAGCTGAAAGTGCAAATTATGGAGAAGGTATGGGAAATATCACAATGCTGAAAAAAATGAGCAGAAGTGATGGGAATGTATATTCATACATATCTCGTCAAGCCTTAAGGTATAACATTGTTCAGCAATCCGGTTGGGACGATACACCAGTGAACGGTGACAAAGGTACCGTTCAATTTGATCCATCCGCAACAATTCTAGACTATCCAGAAATAGATCTTTTTGGATATATGAAAACGAGAAGTAAATCTGAAGGAGATACTGGTGGGGCAGATATACGCAGTGCTGCAGCAAGATTGAGTAATGCTATTTCCCTAGAACCATTCAGGAGCGATCTTGATTTTATGACTAATATGGGATTAGCTAAACGTGCAGATCTACAAAATGGTATAATGCAAAGTGAAATCCATCACTCATACTATAGTTATACAGTTTCTATAGACTTGGATCGCATCGGTGAAGATGGAAAAATATCTCTACCACCTGAAGAAAAAGCAAAAAGGGTGTGTACACTTTTAGAAACAATTCAATTTTTGTTTAGAGATATAAAAGGACGCAGAGAAAACATGGCACCTGTTTTTGTAATTGGCGGTGTTTTTGATCGAAAAACTCCATACTTTGAAGGAAGATGCACACTCTCGAAAAATGCTCTAAATATTTCTAGATTAAAAGAAGTTATTGAATCATGTAATGATTCTAAAGAAAATACTTATGTGGGTTATTTAGATAATAGTTTTTCAAACAATGAGGAAATAATAGAAGAGCTCAAAGCAGAATCAATAAGTGCTGTGTTTTCAAAGCTTCAGGATAAGGTGAGGAGCTATTATGGTTAA
- the cas6 gene encoding CRISPR-associated endoribonuclease Cas6 — protein MTIDLSFALHKNNLPKDYRPTIVSYIKYTLSKYYPKIYHDLYGTGGTIQKSFTFSVALPKAKFQSDSMELGNSRFWVTFSSSNDFDTLLLYNAFRKDMQNPYPIANGNYMALQYLKIKPVPKITENTITIRFLSPLVVRKHYAGEADKYYIFEDDEFSNCLNIVTANRLGKDVKLDVEPISPKKTVVKSFGVNIRSSLGTYKVTSDPDVLNELLLSGMGSRRSEGFGHFEIVSR, from the coding sequence ATGACTATTGATTTATCATTTGCGTTACATAAAAATAATCTGCCGAAGGACTATAGGCCGACTATTGTAAGCTATATCAAATATACATTGAGTAAATATTATCCCAAGATTTATCATGACCTATATGGTACAGGTGGAACCATACAAAAGTCATTTACATTTTCTGTTGCGTTACCGAAAGCAAAATTTCAGAGCGATAGTATGGAGTTGGGAAATTCTCGTTTTTGGGTAACATTCTCATCTTCAAATGATTTTGATACGCTCTTATTATATAATGCATTCAGGAAAGATATGCAAAATCCATATCCAATTGCAAATGGGAATTATATGGCACTTCAATATCTGAAGATTAAACCAGTTCCTAAAATCACAGAAAATACAATTACCATTCGGTTTTTAAGTCCGCTAGTTGTAAGAAAACACTATGCAGGTGAAGCAGATAAATATTATATTTTTGAAGATGATGAATTCAGCAATTGTCTCAATATCGTGACTGCAAATAGACTTGGAAAAGATGTGAAGCTTGATGTTGAGCCAATATCGCCCAAAAAGACGGTTGTAAAATCATTTGGAGTTAACATTAGATCGTCTCTAGGGACATATAAAGTTACATCAGATCCGGATGTACTTAATGAATTATTGCTAAGTGGTATGGGCAGTAGACGTAGTGAAGGTTTCGGTCATTTTGAGATAGTTTCTCGGTGA